In the genome of Rhizobium etli 8C-3, one region contains:
- a CDS encoding L-aspartate oxidase: MTEILTDLAGRPVIVGSGIAGLMAALTLAPKPVVLVTQAALGAGTSSAWAQGGIAASIGADDSANLHLADTLAAGDGLCDREIAADILREAPAMIGLLEKLGVCFDRSGEGRLALGLEAAHSRPRIVHAKGDGTGAAIIRALVQAVSATPSITVLANFEVRRLALADGAIGGVLCASGGRAFIVPTPHVLLATGGLGGLYEATTNPVINFGQGIVLAARAGAELADMEFVQFHPTALRSKRRPLALVSEAVRGEGAFLINERGERFMADQPARELAPRDVVARAISAEIARGGKVYLDAREALGARFSSRFPVIDTLCRGAGVDPARHLIPVEPAVHYHMGGVATDKNGRSCVPGLWVAGEAASTGLHGANRLASNSLLEAAVMGMRSARDIAGTTACLRPTVIEPLPLQPDASPVRPIVSAHLSVLRNGRSIHGAIGALLPFVEKEGPATDPATVGLLIAVFAALRTESRGAHARTDFPLKHVHARRQRMNLSQVLNFARAVASDPLERSA, from the coding sequence ATGACCGAAATCCTCACCGATCTTGCCGGCCGCCCGGTCATTGTCGGCAGTGGCATTGCCGGGCTGATGGCGGCGCTCACACTGGCGCCGAAGCCGGTCGTCCTGGTCACGCAAGCCGCCCTGGGTGCCGGGACCTCGAGCGCCTGGGCCCAGGGCGGCATTGCCGCAAGCATCGGCGCGGATGACAGCGCAAACCTCCACCTTGCCGACACGCTTGCTGCCGGTGACGGCCTTTGTGATCGTGAGATCGCCGCAGATATCCTGCGCGAAGCGCCAGCGATGATCGGGTTGCTGGAGAAACTGGGCGTCTGCTTCGACAGGAGCGGCGAAGGTCGGCTTGCGCTCGGGCTGGAGGCCGCCCATTCCCGCCCGCGCATTGTCCATGCCAAAGGTGACGGCACCGGTGCCGCCATCATTCGCGCTCTGGTACAAGCCGTCTCGGCCACGCCGTCGATCACCGTGCTTGCCAATTTCGAGGTCCGGCGTCTGGCGCTCGCAGACGGTGCGATCGGCGGCGTCCTTTGCGCGTCCGGCGGAAGGGCCTTCATCGTGCCGACGCCGCATGTCCTCCTGGCAACCGGCGGCCTCGGCGGCCTTTACGAGGCGACGACCAATCCGGTCATCAATTTCGGCCAGGGCATTGTCCTTGCTGCAAGGGCAGGTGCCGAGCTTGCGGATATGGAATTCGTGCAATTCCACCCGACCGCACTGCGTTCGAAGCGGCGGCCGCTGGCGCTCGTCAGCGAAGCGGTGCGCGGCGAGGGCGCGTTTCTGATCAACGAGCGCGGCGAGCGCTTCATGGCGGATCAGCCTGCTCGGGAACTTGCACCGCGCGACGTGGTGGCGCGCGCAATCAGCGCCGAGATCGCCCGCGGCGGCAAGGTCTATCTCGATGCCCGCGAGGCCCTCGGCGCTCGCTTTTCAAGCCGCTTTCCGGTGATCGATACCTTGTGCCGCGGGGCCGGGGTCGATCCGGCGCGGCATCTGATCCCGGTTGAACCGGCCGTGCATTACCACATGGGCGGTGTCGCCACAGACAAGAACGGCCGCAGTTGCGTCCCCGGCCTCTGGGTCGCCGGCGAAGCGGCTTCGACTGGCCTGCACGGCGCCAACCGCCTTGCCAGCAATTCGCTGCTCGAAGCCGCAGTCATGGGCATGCGCTCTGCCCGGGATATCGCCGGCACGACCGCATGCCTGCGGCCCACAGTGATCGAACCGCTGCCGCTGCAACCCGACGCATCGCCTGTCCGGCCGATTGTCTCTGCGCATCTTAGCGTGCTGCGCAATGGCAGGTCGATCCACGGCGCGATCGGCGCGCTCCTTCCCTTCGTCGAGAAGGAGGGGCCGGCAACGGATCCGGCCACCGTCGGGCTGTTGATTGCCGTCTTTGCGGCGCTGCGGACGGAATCGCGCGGCGCCCACGCCCGAACCGATTTTCCGCTGAAGCACGTACATGCCAGGCGCCAAAGGATGAACTTATCTCAGGTTTTGAATTTTGCGCGCGCCGTCGCATCCGACCCCCTTGAAAGGAGTGCTTGA
- the nadC gene encoding carboxylating nicotinate-nucleotide diphosphorylase, protein MTLVGLPRLLIEPLVRNALLEDLGLAGDITSAAVVPQDHRSTVVMVARQPGVIAGLCAAALAFELVDPAIIMTFHVADGAAVKPGDVIVTVEGPSRAILTGERTALNFLGHLSGIATVTAGIVAAIAGTNASVACTRKTTPGLRALEKYAVRAGGGVNHRFALCDAVLIKDNHVAIAGGVAEAICRAKAGAGHMVKIEVEVDTLDQLREAMETGVDAVLLDNMTPDQLRRAVKIVAGRAITEASGRVTPQTAGAIAASGVDLISVGWLTHSAPTLDIGLDWKSSQSAGR, encoded by the coding sequence ATGACGCTTGTTGGCCTGCCGCGGCTGCTGATCGAGCCGCTCGTGCGCAATGCGCTGCTGGAAGATCTCGGCCTTGCTGGCGACATCACCTCGGCGGCCGTCGTTCCGCAAGATCACCGCTCCACGGTCGTCATGGTGGCCCGCCAGCCTGGGGTGATCGCCGGGCTTTGCGCCGCTGCGCTGGCGTTTGAGCTTGTCGATCCCGCGATCATCATGACCTTTCATGTCGCGGACGGCGCGGCGGTGAAACCCGGAGACGTCATCGTCACGGTCGAAGGTCCCTCTCGCGCCATTTTGACGGGAGAGCGGACGGCGCTGAACTTTCTTGGCCATCTTTCGGGCATCGCCACGGTGACGGCCGGGATCGTGGCCGCGATCGCCGGTACGAACGCCTCGGTCGCCTGCACCCGCAAGACGACGCCGGGACTGCGCGCGCTGGAGAAATATGCCGTGCGCGCCGGCGGCGGCGTCAACCATCGCTTTGCGCTTTGCGATGCCGTGCTGATCAAGGACAATCATGTCGCCATTGCCGGCGGCGTCGCCGAAGCCATTTGCCGGGCCAAGGCCGGTGCCGGCCATATGGTGAAGATCGAAGTGGAGGTCGATACGCTCGATCAGTTGCGCGAAGCGATGGAGACCGGCGTCGATGCCGTCCTGCTCGACAACATGACCCCGGACCAGCTTCGCCGGGCAGTCAAAATCGTCGCCGGACGCGCGATCACCGAAGCTTCCGGGCGGGTGACGCCGCAGACCGCAGGTGCGATTGCCGCTTCCGGCGTCGATCTGATCTCGGTCGGCTGGCTGACGCACAGCGCCCCGACGCTGGACATCGGGCTCG